The Buteo buteo chromosome 6, bButBut1.hap1.1, whole genome shotgun sequence genomic interval TTTTGAATGCCCTGAGCTTTCCTGGGAACGGGTAAGGATGTCGCTGTGAAAGGGCCTGGTTCTGCTCTTTggtgtttgtatttttcttggtACCTCTCTTCCCCAGCTAGGAACAGCCTCAGGAGTCTTTTTTTCACACAAAGTTTCATTTCCCAGCTTCTCTGAATGCCTCTTTGTGCCCTAGTTCTCCTGGTTTCTCAGCTTTGCAAGACGTGGCGAGTCTCCATCACAGCGGACCGTGGAATTTGAACGAGCTGTGGTTGCTGACTGCCCGACACTGGCCCCTTGGCTGGCTGGGATGCTGAGCAGTGCCCATGGGAAAAGGAATACATTTTGGCAGCAGGCAACATGCTATACATCTTCCAAAGGCCTCTCCCAAGAGACGCAGACCTTTTGTGAGGACTAACCTCTTTAGCAAGACCTCAAGAGAGTATTTTCCAAGCATGCCAAATACAGCCAAGTATACCAGCTGTTTTACCTTTTTATATCACCTAGCCTGACAGTCCTGCAAAATACCACATTGCAGGTGGCTGTTGGGCTTCCtctcacttttatttcttctccaaTATACCTTATAATGAGTGCTGGGGAATGAAACTTTCTGAAGTACAATCAAAATTGCGAAGTGGCTAAGCTGGTATTTCTGTATGAGTTCTCGCTGTTCTGATGTTCACAGTGACCCAGAGTCTAATAGCAGGAGATACTAAGGTGCTAGCTCAATTtccctgaaatattttaataaaagaatcTTGAAGGCAAAGAGGGTCTCAAAGCGACGCacttgagaaagaaaagcttatcGAGGCTTTGCAGGAAGCAAAGTCTGAATGGTTTCTGAAATTACTGTTAAATTGGTTAGTGTTATCTACCATCTTCACAGCTGTAAGCTGAACTACAGAGAGTACTTTTCTTGCAGTCCTGCCTAGGAAAAGAGCAGTGCTTTGCCTGAGGTGTGTTAAGGTTTTTCTACAAAGAGGTATTTCCTGGTAGAACTGCCCTGCTGTAATTATATTGCTGTAGTTACACTGTGCAAATCCTCAGTGGGAGCATACTTTGTACCTTCCTATGCCTTGGTCAGATAAAAGATGGCTAGCTGCTCGATATCCATAGGGTTATGGCTATGGCTTGAACAAGGAGGTTGAACTGAATGGGACCCAAACCTCCATTTGGGTTTATCAGCTGTGCTCCTCCGAATGGTCTACCGATATGGTCGGGATATTCCAGTGCAGAGATATTTGACAGACCCCAGGCTTTACTCAAAAACCTTACTTGGAACTATGTAAGGGTAATGCTGACTTTTTATGTTTGAATTTCAGAGTGTTCATGAGCCTACTGGCCCCAGTGAGGGCTACCTACAGCTGGAAGAACTGGTCAAGCAGGTGGTGTCACCGTACTTGGGTTTGTGCGAGGATCACAGCTTCTCTGGTAGCACCTGCTTGCTTGGTAAGACACATGCATTGTACAGAAGCTCTTTTGGGGTACACAGGTCGGTTAATGTGAGGACGTGCACATCTGTGCTAGACAAGGAGGCAGTGCATGACTCCatgagagacagaaaacaagggCTAAAACACTCTCAAGAAGGTCCTGATTAATATGTTTCTGAATGTAGATTTTTGTGTcgggctttttattttccatcactGAGTGAACTATGACTGCCCACCACCActgcacacgcacacacgtgCAAAGTCTCCCCTCTCGCTGGAGATGGGCTGGATTTTAAAACTCCCTGGTCCATGCCTGACGTACTGTGCTCACCCTGGTGAGAGTCTGTGCCTGGTCCTTTGCTGCCTActctctgtccctgcttccTAGCTGGCTTTGGCTGGCTACATTCCCATGCTCACTGCTGCATCAGCCAGCctttgcaaacagcaaaacTGTTGGATGCTCATTCTGAGGGATTACAGGGGTTTTTGCATGGAGTCTTCCTTCCATCCGAAGACTctgttcataaaaaaataaaaaaaaaaaaatctgtgaataGATGTGGATAGATGTGTCTAGGTGAGAGAACTGGCACTTCACTTCAGGAAGGGGGGGGATGCTTGTGGTGGAAAACTTCTCCACACATGATTCAAGAGCTCTGCTTACACATGTAACCAGCCAGAAGAGATTGGCTAGCTAAGAAATGGGCGTAATGATACTGGTTTGATAGTCAAGAagatttaaatagaaaagtgaAGAAAGCTCCAATCTCCCTCTGTTTTTATAAGCTTTACCCTTTGCTCTGATGCAAATTGTAGCAAGCTGGAGACACACAACCTGTCTTGTCCTACACCTTAGCAGCACAGGCCAAAAGATGGTCTTGCGGTAGAAGGACGTACTGGGACTCAGACAATCTGTGCCTGTAACAAACTCACGGCATCACTTCAGGCAAACTATGGCTCAGGGTTTTTGTTCTTGTGGTTGTTGGGCAATTAAATATCTTTTATGCAAGTGAACATGGTGACACAGTTCAGCATTGATTTGCAGACCTGATCCTGAGGATAAATCTAGACCATATTCCCTGTAAAAGTTGAACTTCGGCAAAtttgattgttttgatgtttatGGACATCTTCATGCTGCTTGCTGGGATAGTTTGAAAGGTAGCTGCCTGACCTGTACTGAAGTTCCTAGCCATCCTGGATTGCTGCTAGCTGAGCAAGGCATtagtgtcattaaaaaaaaaataaaaattaacacaaaCTGGCCTTGTAAAGTTTATGTGCCTTAAAATCATTGTATTTACTTTGATTTTAGCTGTCATTTGTTTGTGTGTATTTCCAAGGTGGCCTTTTGCCCCTGCTCCACCCTGTGCTgagtgggaggaaagaaagaacttgTGTTTACATTGCATGACATTGACAGCCAAGCAGCACTTTTCTGCAAATAACCTTGGTATTTTCAAAGTGCTGCTGTCGTGGtgtgtttttgggttttttttttgttttctttttttgtttgttttgtttttgtttttttttttttgttgttgttgtttttttttcctgtaactgcCACTTCTAATCaaccttctttctcttcctctctccttctttctgtcaccttttttgctttctcagaaCCAGTTTCTTCTCTCACTGGGCAGCCTGTAATGATGATGAAGCCCAGTAGGTTCCCTGTAGTAGGTTTTTGGAAACGCACTTTTGGGCTTTGGGTATGTTTGCATTCTCAATGGATGCTGTGTAGGCCAAACTGCCCTCTGGACTGGAGCCTTCAAGATAAATGAGTGTTGAGAAATGTGACTGAAGCTGTCCGATCACAGCTGTGAATACACATAATGCTTCAGCCTGCAAGGCTGCTGTATCTTAAACTTGATTTAAAGTGAGAGGAATGCAGCAGGGATAGGTGTGAAGGGGGACAGGACAGCTCACGGGGAATTCGTAGAGGGCAGCATCCCTACCTGCTCTTCTCTTACCACCCTTCTTGCTTTGCCCATGTAAATTAGCTGTAACCTGCATTGTAAGGATGGACTATGCTGAAGGGATCCAGTTGTATAAGAAAGAGTTTTTAAATGTGGAATAGGGAAGAAGATAAAACATTCAACCTATTCCCCCCATGTATTAAACCTCACATCACTGCTGATTTGAGTTTGCTTGCAAAAAATCCCTTAaaaactcctcccagtttatgtTCCTGGCCATAATGcaccaaaatagaaataatgttTCTAGTTAAACTATGTATGATAAATCCCTTAAGAGACCGTCTTTTGTGGCCAGGAAGGTAAAGGGGGAAAAGTAAAGTGATAAATGAATGTTCAGTTTAACCTAATTTTTACCTGATTCTCATTATAAAGGACTTTAATTCTGTTGCACAACAATAATCTGTGgatatttttcctcaaaagagTCAGGTCCCAATGCCCTCCAACGCTACAGCTTGCTGTGGCTTGAGCTGCAGATGACACCTAAAGAGTGTATTTACTGTAACTGGCctcaaaaattatttgcacATACTCTTAAGCACAAAATGAATCATTTTGAATGAATATATTACTGGCAGCAGTGGGGTGAAGTGTTGTCATAGCTTGGCTGCTGCCAGTGGTGGAGTTTTGGCTGCTCACCCGTTCCTCCCTGCAACAATATagagtttgttttctgcttttctttctgatgcaAGCTTCCAAAACTCTTTTATAACCTTCAGTGAcgagtgctttgctttgcattgCATTTTGTCACTCTATCTCTTATGCTCTGCAGTCATGGTGGAACTATTTTATAAGGTCTAAGGGCTTCTGACTTTACGAAATGAGAGCCTGCGCTTCAAGGAAGCTGGTGAGAAACAGGGAGACGGGTAGGGAATAGCTTTATCAGCTGCTTCAGGGACAGATAGCCCACATGAGGTGTTTAATACCACACGGCAATGCTGCACGGCGGTGGAAGACAGCAGGTGAAAATAATACTGTCTGCTTCAACCTCCTGGGGGAGTGAATTACAGCGAGCCAAGGCACAAACTCAGGCCCCTGCTTTTCTTAAAGCTTTCAGTGTCAGAATTGAAATGGTGCTTCATGATACGGGGCTGGGGACTGCGCCTTGGGTTTGAGTTTTAAACCAGGCGTTTTTTCCCCTTAATGTTTTTGCCGGGCAGATTGCAGACCCTTCACCAGTGCTCCCCAAGTACTGTCTTCCTCTTCTGTGCCTTTCTCCCTGGGCTGTTGCTGTGCACTGCGAGGTGTTTTCAGCGTATAGCCCCCAAACCAGATGTGTTTTAAAGTGGATGgaatgttctttttccttcataatcttttaaaaaatacagtggcTTAATGCTGGCAGAACCGCCTTTCCCTAGGCAGCTGGAGAGGTAGTGCAATGTAAGCATCAGGAATTTCATGTTGACACCAGCTAAGAGCATCTCCTGAGGGACATTTTCCAGAGGAAGGGATGGCAACTGAGGTCCTCACTGAATGTTTCTTTGGGGACTCGTACCACTTTAGCGTCCCTGATTTCAGTGAACCTGCACGCGAGAGCTCCTACTCGGTCCTCACCTCCCTGGGTAAGAGAGGGGACCATCAGGATGCTGAAGAAAGTCCCTTTGCTGCACTCCTTACTTTTTGGCTCACTTCTCtcgcaggcagcagcactgttgCCTTACAGCAGGACAGGAGGCATCTCCTAACTGTTCCTCCATGCTCCTAATGGCAGCATGAACTAATGAGCACCTGACTGGTCCCTGGTGCTAACGAGATGGGACGGTCTGCAGCTGCACGTTGAGGCCAGCCTAGCAGGTCGGGTGATGCTTTGCCTGTGCCCTACTGACCGttcctgcttcctttttctcttccagagaGACGGTACTCCAGATCCCGTCCCAAGACCGGTGGACTGAATTATTCATCTCATGCGGTGACGAGCCGGCAGCCCAGCGAGATGGCCCTGACCCCACTGACAGAGCAGGAGGGTGAGGCTTACCTGGAGAAATGTGGTAGCATCCGTCGGCACACCGTTGCCAACGCTCACTCGGATATTCAGCTCCTGGCGATGGCCTCCATGATGCACACAGGGATGGTGATTGAGGAGTCGGACAGTACTGACAAAtgcctcctcctgcagcccagttTTAGCCACAGGCAGTGCTCCAGTGAGCCCAGTATTGCCGATGGGCCAGAGGGAGTCATGGCGGCAGGTAGGCAGGACCCTGCAGAGCTGAACTGCACGTCAGTCAGCTAGAAGAAGTCTCGCTGAGAGGAGAACTGCGTGTGCTAAGCTGAACAAAGCGTCGTGTCTTCCACGTcgggggggaaaaagagaaaaattcgAGTTTTGCTCGTGTCATTGAAATGGCCTTGAGGGATCTTACGCCACTTTGGGAATGCTCtctagatttgtttttcttgcctgtCTGCGATCACTGTTGATGGAGGTACCAGGCTGCTCCCAAATGAGCACTGAGGGCTGCAAAGGTTTTGCTGTTGAACAGCGCAGTCTGCCTTCTGTGAGCTTTCTTCTGCTACCAGTCCAAACCCTTTGGCCTCaggtttccttctgtttctttggTGTGATACAAATTAgactctttctgcttttctccatctttcccagctttgtgctgcttgtttgctctttgttcctgcagcagagagcttTGGGCtaaatgtttgctttgcttctggtGCTAGGGTGGTGATGGCCGAGgactgcatttttctcttttaaagttgAGCTCAGGGATGAAACCATTTGGATCCTGCGGAACGATCTGCTTAGGTggcttgtgagagaaggagatCCTTCACTTTGCCTCCCACAGGCATGGATGAAAAGTCCAAATCTGAATaaatcagccttttttttccccagacctGAAGAGAACTGAGCATACGTGGGGAGTCCCAGCTGAGTACTTCATATGTACTTCATTTGGTTCCAGTCATATCTTTGGAGGTGGCGGTGTAAACTGGGTACAAAGGAGGGGTGGGTGTGTAAATTGGGGGTAAAATATAATCCTGAGCATCCTGGCCTTTGGCATCAACTTGCTCTCAAAATTTCGGTGGTCATAGGGCTACAATGAAAGGAGAAATCTAAATGGATTCCTTTTGGAAGGAGATGCTGGGCAGAGTCTGCACTTGTGCGGGACACATAAAAGTGCTTCTCAGCACTGGGCCATCGTGATTCCAGATCAGAAGGTGACGAACAGGATTTCACCCTTGGGCTGCTCTGGTACTTTTAGCACTTGCAGATTTCATGAGGCCAAAGGTAACCAGCGGGTGTAGAAAGGAGTCCTGTCTCGGTCGTGTATTTGTGAAGTGCTCCTGACCTCCAGTGGTATCTGACTTAGTGCAGTGTTGCTTTTAAGATAAAGCGAGGGCTCTTTGCAGTctttgtttttggttttattttgaagattaGGAGTGGGTCCAGTTTGCAAGCGCCTGTGTCAGGCACTGCAGTGCGCAGTGTCTGCTTTGTAGCATCACTTGGTACTCAAATGCTGCTTCTATGGGAACTGAACCGATCTGTTTGAGCAGTCCCCTGGGATACTCTGCTGATGTCTTGCTAAGCAGATTTGCAAGTGTAATTACAGGCTTAGAGGTGAACTGAAATGCTGCCTTAAATGTCAAAtcccattaaaaatacagatgtaaCACCACTGCCACTCGAGTCTAGTCCCTGTGGTACTGACTGTAAATAAATGTGTCTTGACAAGGAAACAGAAGGTTAGGATGGCCCTTCAGGATGTTTTTTTGCATGCTATGACATTAACTGCAGAATTTGCCCTGCTTCTGTTGGGCATTAAGCATCTTCTGCTCCACTGGTTGCACCGAAAGTACAGCTCTGGCCTGTCAGGATTTGGCCTTAATAGCCTGtgcagcaaaaagaaagcagactATTATTTGGTAACAAAGCATGAGCAATACCAGTAACGAGCAAGAGTCGCACTGCCTTTGCAAACGAGGGCGTTGCTTTGTCTCCTGGGGTTTGCAAATGTTGAAAGAGATACTTGAAAGGGCCTGCTTTTTTTGCAGTCACCTAAGGCACCCTAGCTGTTGGCCTTTGTGGAAATGCCAAGTGTTTTGATCACCAGCTGTGCTTACATGTTGAAGAACAGAGACTTAGTTGtgctggctgcctcctcctcagAGCACGCACGGTCCAGTGGAGGCCAGGAAGATGTGGCTTTAAGCAGCCTTCCCTTCAGCTGGATTTTAGGATAAATTGCCCTCCTAGTCATAAATTGGACTGACCAGGCCAACTTATTTGTTGTCATCTGCCCCAGGGTGGCCATGGGTTGTGGTAGAGCTTCAGGACCTCTGTGGTGGCGGCTAAACCTAGTAGACCATGCTGGTCTCACCTTGGAATGGTCCCTCCAGCGTGAGGCAGGTGATGGCATCCTGCTCAAAAAGAATTTCTTTGGCTCCTTGCAGTGATTTAAAGCCTTCTCTTAGTCACAGTGGTGCATGTGGGGAAGCGATCACCCTGCAGCATTTCAGTTCGCTCTTAtgaatgcttttcttccttctatttctCCTCTAACACATTTGCCTTCTGTAAATACCCAAACCATTTGAATTAGTGAGCAGCGCCCTCTTTTATGGTGAAAATTagaatgatttatttatttcctgataCATTCTTGGATCATCTCTAGGCCTAATAGGAATCCGGTCCTGGTTTTaacttgaatttcttttcttttacatgtatgtataatttgaattattttgattttgtgtcTGTTACTTTGCAAAAATTTGCACCAAGCCACTCTGAATCATGCACTTCCCCAGTTGTTTTGGTTCTTAGGGAGAATTAAAGCTGGTGgctttactttttaaactgaagtaaACAAAACTCGTTCTGTAAACCACACTGAGCGTCTGGGTCGTGAGCGCCGCTTTTACAGCCACATGAGATGCACAAGCCCCTGCAAGCCCATACCTTTTACAGGCAGACTGGGGGAAACTGGAAGTGGTCGGAAAGCCGTGCCCTGCCCTCCGAAGGGCCGTGGAGGCAGATGTGGCGCGCAGCGCCGAGGGGCCGCTCTCCGCTGAGGGTGAGCTCAGCCTCCACCGGCTCAGTCCCCTGGACATGAAGAGCAAAGACTCTGTCCATGGGCCAGAGCCACGGCGTGAGAAACGCTTGCATTTTGGATCCAGGGTTCTGGTCTGGGGTCATGGTTCTTCGCCACTCACCATGTCACACAGCCGTGACGGGGCACGGGGCAGGTCTTTTCTACCCTCACGGTCACCCGCTTGAGAAAACCTCCTGGAAGAGCTGTCAGAATGAGAAGAAGGGATTTCTCTCGCCACCTCCCAAAGTCTGTCTGTTACCTTCTAACTGGATAATTGCCTAGATTGAGTCCCTTCTCATCACACCAaatctgtcttctctttttacTCTGTCTCCTCTTCTTAAGGTAAGTGATTTATTCTCCATGTTCGTACAATTCCGtcacaaacttactgagggGACCTTAGCAGAAAGCTATTCGTAGTACAACTGGCCTTTTTCCTGACATCCCCTGTAGGCAAGCAGCATGTTTTTATTGCCAGCGAGCAGAGCTTCTTCAGTCCCCAGCTGGGTGAGCAGCAACCTGGTTtaatttttgggttttttttctatctgaagAAATGCAGTAGATCTTGGTGCTGGTGGCAGCAAGGGGAGCGCTGCAGGGTTTGGATTGTCACTAAGGTAGAGTATTGCCCTTTCTTTTTAGGTCCAAATGGCAATGGGTTCCCCTGGAAGGAACGATCTTTTGATGCTTACAACCCTGAGTCAAGAGACTGAAAATGCTTGGCTCTTACAGGCAGCCTGGGTGTCCCAGAGAGCAGAAACTGAGTGTCTAATGAGGGACAAATTGTGGTGTTTATGGTGCACACACTTCTGTGAACTGCTTCATTCTGCTGTAGACCCAGAGCAGCCAGTTTCCCTAACTGGATTCCCTGTGCCTTCCTGACCTAGCTCCTTCCCCgtgcctgcagcagggctccTGGGCCAGGCACACACCTCGTAATTGTGTGTGGGAGGTTTCCAGCGAAAGAAAGGGGAGTTGAGCCGTGCAGAAACTCGGCCCAAGTCGACGATACTGACTTGCGCCGAGTTGCCGGAGCCAGAATTGCAAGTTCTGTGCTAAGAGCAAAAGATGCTGCCTGGGcagagggctgcaggcagggccctGCCGTGACACTCCTGCTCATACTCGCACTCTCTGTGGGTCTTTCTCATACTTAGGAAAGGCTGAAGAAGGGTGATTTTTTAAGTATTGGTGCTGTACAAGTGAAAGTGAGCTCCTTTCCACAGCTCCGCGAAATCTCCCGTGGGCTGCggaggcagctgggagagcaTCTCCTCCCACTAACCTGCCCTTTGTGGTAAACCACCACCTCCTGAAAGAAACGTGTGCCTTCTGTTGAGCCACGAATCAGGTGTGGAAACTCCAGAAAGAGGTGGGGAGCCAGGCTGTCTCCCCGGCTGTCCTCTTCCCTGCATGGGATGGGTCTTCCTGCACAGGGCAGCCTGCTGGCAAAGCTCAGGAAAGCGGGTGAGAAAACAGGGCCGAGCCTGGCATGGATGCCCCATGGTGCCCAGGGAGTTTCCCATGGGGATGCGAGTCAGAAATTCAGCCCACAGTCGGCTTGTTTCTCGCTCGCAAACACTCCAGCTCTGTGGGAAAGTTGCCACAAATTTTCCTCATAATTCAACGTGGGAAGAGCATGGCTATTATTTGGTATCAACGTGGGAAGAGTGTGGCTAGTACTTGGTATCAGCCTGAGCAAAGAGGAGATAATAAGTCATCCCATTCATTCATCACATATTCCAATGTGGAAGGCAGATCTGGCAGCACTACAACAGCTTAAATGGGATTTTGTTACTTAGCTGCCCATTTGGAGAGCGCTTACTGTCCCCCTTGCTATCCCAACAGCTCCTGGTGAGGGCACCAAGCACTTATTTaactaaataaacaaaagcttcaaaacagaaatgccaGCTTTTAAAGCAGCTTAGCAGCAATGGAACAGCATGTTCTCGTTAATATGGTGCTCAAAATTTCATGTGGTAAAACAGCTGCCACTTTCACCTGTGAATTGGTTGCCCTTCATGCATTACTTGCACCTGAAGATACCTCGAGTACCCCTGTTAGTTATATCCAACCAGTATTCCCACCTGGGAGAGCAAGTGCTGTATAATTGTGCCAATTTATGTCTCCCCCATGTGTAAGTTCATCCCTTCCAGGGGACGAATCCTGCCCCAAGCACTTCTACAGGTTGAGTGAGAGCTGCCCTAAGAGAACGTATAGGAGAGGGcaa includes:
- the PRR5L gene encoding proline-rich protein 5-like isoform X2, which produces MQRFAALFGVAFTTCLWVPRRSQPGLWLQEAGLPSRAAAQGQNQLLAKGLLFIEEKVKLCEGEDRIDVLSEIWDHYFTETLPTLQAIFYPVQGQELTIRQIALLGFRDLVLLKVKLEEVLPLVQTKLPASIVQMLLILQSVHEPTGPSEGYLQLEELVKQVVSPYLGLCEDHSFSGSTCLLERRYSRSRPKTGGLNYSSHAVTSRQPSEMALTPLTEQEGEAYLEKCGSIRRHTVANAHSDIQLLAMASMMHTGMVIEESDSTDKCLLLQPSFSHRQCSSEPSIADGPEGVMAAGRQDPAELNCTSVS